Below is a window of Halolamina sp. CBA1230 DNA.
AGGGGATCGGCACCCACGACACCTCGACGAACGAGCTGTTCGAGCCCGAACTGGTCGACGAAGTCCACGCGGTGCCGGACGAGGAGTCCCACGCCGAGATCCAGCGACTCGCCGCCGAGGAGGGGCATCTGGTGGCCTCCAGCGCGGGCGCGAACGCGGTCGCCGCGAAGAAGGTGGCCCGGGGGATCGCCGACGGCGAGATCGACGCCCCCCACGACGCGGTGGTGACGGTGTTCGCCGACTCCAGCGAGCGCTACCTCTCGAAGGGGATCTACGGCGAGTACGAGGAGTGGGAGGGGTAACTCGACCGCGGCGCGGGTGAGCCAGCACGGACCGTCGGAGCACTCGCCACCGCGGCGGCGTGGATCCTCGCGTTCCTCGGCTCCCGTGCTCCCGCCACCGCGCCGGAAAGGTGTGTACTGATCCGGCAGCTAGTGGTGGTATCGTTGGATTCCCAGACAGACCTGTGCAGTCATTTCCGTCAGACCAGTCAGGTTCCGAACTAGAGCGCTCCTCGAAACGATGGGCTTAACCGCTGGTCACCGAGAGAGAGCCACAACGATGCGCGACCACATCGACCGACGAACGTTCATCGGGGGTGCGACCGGCGCTGCACTGACCGGACTGACTGGCTGTCTCGGCGGCGGCGGCGGCAGCAGCACCGAGACGAACGTCGGGATGGTGTACGCCCTCGGCGGGCTGGGCGACGAGGCGTTCAACGACATGGCCCACGCGGGCATCCAGCGCGCCGAGGAGGAGCTCGGGATCTCCTACGAGAACACCGAGCCGACGGGGCAGAGCGAGTTCGGCACGTTCCAGCAGCAGTTCGCCACGTCGACGGACCCGAACTACGATATGATCGCCTGTATCGGGTTCGCCCAGCGGAGCGCGCTCCAGGAGAACGCCGAGGAGTACCCCGACCAGAACTTCATGCTGGTCGACGCCGAACTCGACGTGGACAACGTCGCCTCCTACACGTTCCGCGAGCACGAGGGGTCGTTCCAGGTGGGCCACCTCGCCGGGCTCCTGTCGACCCGGGAGTTCAGCCACGAGGGGACGTACAGCGGCACCGAGAAGACGTTCTCCACCAACCCCGACGAGAAGGTGGTCGGCTTCGTCGGCGGGAAGGAGAACCCCCTGATCAAGAAGTTCGAGGCCGGCTTCATCGCGGGCGTCGAGCACGTCGACTCCGAGATCGACGTGCGCGCGGCGTACGCCGGCTCGTGGAACGACCCCGGGCGCGGCCAGGCGATCGCCGCCTCGATGTACGGCGAGGGCGCCGACATCGTCTACCACGCCGCGGGCGCCACCGGCGGCGGCGTGTTCAACGCGGCGGGCGAGCACGGCCGCCTCGCGATCGGTGTCGACAGCGACCAGTCGCTGAGCAGCGACGCGAGCCACACCATCGTCGCGAGCATGGTCAAGCACGTCGACACCGCGGTGTTCAACGCGACCCAGGACGTCGTCAACGACGAGTTCCAGGGCGGCTCCACCATCGCGCTCGGCCTCGACGATGAGGGCGTCGAAGCCGTCATCGGCACCGAGTACGAAGGGGAGATCCCGCAGGACGTGCTCGACGCGCTCGACTCCTCCCGTCAGGCGATCCAGAACGGCGAGATCGACGTGCCGACCGAACCCGAGAACTGAGTTCGCGACCGACGGGTCGCTCCCCTCCGACCGTCGGGGGCGGAACCACCTTCCACTCTCCCGAACCAACATAGATGAGCGCGCCAGCGGTCGACCTCAGACGGATCACCAAACAGTTCCCGGGCGTCCTCGCGAACGACGAGGTCGACTTGACCGTCGAACGCGGGAGCGTCCACGCCCTCCTCGGCGAGAACGGGGCGGGCAAGACGACGCTGATGAACGTCCTCTACGGGCTGTACCAGCCCACCGACGGCACCGTCGTCGTCGACGGCGAGGAGCGGACGTTCGACTCCCCCCGGGACGCGATCGACGCCGGTATCGGCATGATCCACCAGCACTTCATGCTCGTGGAGCCGATGACCGTGACCCAGAACGTCGTGCTCGGCAACGAGCCACGGAAATGGGGTGGGCTCGCGATCGACCGCGAGACCGCCCGCGAGGACGTCGCCGAGCTCGCCGACCGCTACGGGTTCGACGTGGACCCCGAAGCGACCGTCGGCGACCTCTCGGTGGGCGAGCAACAGCGCATCGAGATCCTGAAGGCGCTGTACCGTGGCGCCGACACCCTGATCCTCGACGAGCCGACCGCGGTGCTCACCCCACAGGAGGTCGAGGAGCTGTTCGACGTGTTCGACGAGCTGACCGAGGCCGGCAAGACGATCATCTTCATCACCCACAAGCTGAGCGAGGTGACCGACGCGGCCGACGAGGTCACGGTGCTGCGCGACGGGAAGAACGTCGGGACGGTCGACGTCGACGAGGTCGACGGCACCGAGCTCGCGGAGATGATGGTCGGCCGTGAGGTGCTGTTCGACACGGAGAAATCGCCCGTCGAGACGGGCTCGATCGGGCTCGCGGCGCGTGACCTCGTGGTCGAGGACGACCGCGGGGTACGCGCCGTCGACGGCGTCGACCTCCGGATCGCCGACGGCGAGGTGTTCGGCGTCGCCGGCGTCGACGGTAACGGCCAGTCGGAGCTGGTCGAAGCGATCACCGGCCTCCGGACACCCGTCTCGGGGCGGGTGTATCTCGGCGACGAGGACGTGACCGACGCCCCGCGGCGGCGGCGCATCGAGAACGGGATGGCGTACGTCCCGGAGGACCGACAGACCCGCGGGCTGGTGATGTCGTACGACCTGACCGAGAACGGCCTGCTCGGCAGCCAACGTGACCAGCAGTTCGCCGACGGCGGTCGCATCCGCTGGGGGGACGCCGAGGAACACGCCGAGGAGATCGTCGAAGAGTACGACGTCCGCCCCGCCGACCCCGACGCGACCGCGACGTCGCTCTCGGGCGGGAACCAGCAGAAGTTCATCGTCGGCCGGGAGTTCTCCCGCGACCCGTCGGCCGTCGTCGCCTCCCACCCGACCCGCGGCGTCGACGTGGGCAGCGTGGAGTTCATCCACGACCGCCTGCTCGAACTGCGCGACGAGGGGGCGGCGGTGCTGCTGGTCTCCTCGAAGCTCGACGAGGTCCGGAGCCTCTCCGACCGCCTGGGCGTGATGCACGACGGCGAACTGGTCGACGTGGTCGACCCCGCCGAAGTCACCGAGGAGCAGTTGGGGCTGCTGATGGCGGGCGAGGAGCCCGAGGACGTGCCGCAGGCGTCCCGCCGGAACGGGGGTGAGCGATGAACCCCGATCGTCTCCCGGACCCGATCGCGGGGCTGCTGGGCCGGCTGGTCGACGCCTCCGCGGGCGAACGGCTGGTCGTCAGCGTCGCCGCGCTGGTCACGGCGATCCTGCTCGGCGGCGTCGTCACGCTGGTCGCAGGGGTGTTCGCGGAGTGTGCCACGCCGATTTTCGGACCGTTCTGTTACAACCCCCTCGCGGTGTACCGCTACCTGTTCCTCGCGCCGTTTTTCGACTCCTTCATCCTGCAGGAGACGCTGAAGAACTCCGCGCTGCTTCTGTTCACGGGGCTGGCCGTCGCCGTCTCGTTCCGTGCCGGGCTGTTCAACATCGGGACGCAGGGACAGCTGGTGCTGGGTGCGCTCGCGGCCGCGCTCGCGGCCGTCTGGGTCGGCCCGGCGGCGCCGTCGGGCCCGGTCGGCGGCGCGCTGATCGCGATCGTCGCGATGATCGCCGGCGCGGTCGTCGGCGGGCTCTACGCCGCCATCCCGGGCGCGCTGAAGGCGTACGCCGACGCGAACGAGGTGATCACCACCATCATGCTCAACTTCATCGCGAGCGACGTCGCGTTCTTCCTCGTCTCGGCGTACTTCCAGAAGCCCGACAGCGGGAGCGTCGAGACGCGTGACGTGCCGGCCGCGGCGCGGTTCGGTCCGGAGATCGCGCTCGCGATGGCGATCGCGCTGACGCTTTTGATCACCTACGTGCTCTGGGGGACCGCGTTCGGCTACGACCTCCGGACCGCGGGGATCCAGCCCGAGGCCGCCGACTACGCGGGCGTCGACGCCAAGCGCATGATCGTCACGAGCATGACCCTCTCGGGGATGATCGGCGGCATGGGCGGCGCGGTCTGGGTGCTGATGTCCGTCGGGCGCTGGGTCAACGGCGTCCCCTCGCTGGGGTTCGACGGGATCACGGTGTCGGTGCTGGCGAGCAACAACCCCCTCGGGGTGCTGTTCGCGGGGCCGCTGTTCGGCTCGATGCAGGCGGGGAGCCTCTCGATCGACTTCCAACTCGGCGTGCCCAGACAGCTCGTCGGCGTCATCCGGGGGCTGGTGATCCTGCTGGTCGCCATGCCCGAGTTCTTCCGGGCGCTCGGCGTGCGCTGGAACATGGGGGGTAGCCGATGAACGCGATCAGGCGCTTCGGGCTGCTGGCAGTCAGCACGCTCGCCGTGGTCGCGGTCGTCCTGATCGGCCAGCTGTTCCCGAACACGCCGGCGGGCGAGCTCGCGAGCGTGCTCGACGCCGGCTACGCTGCCTCCGCGCTCCGGCTGGCGGTCCCCATCGCGTTCGCCGCGCTGGGCGGCATCTTCGCCGAGCGCAGCGGCGTGATCAACATCGGGCTCGAAGGGCTGCTGATCGTCGGCGCGTTCACCGGCGTCGCGGTCGCCCACTGGATGATCGGCGAGAGCGGCGCGAGCCTCGGCCCGGGGGTCGTGCTCCTGCTCGTGATCGCGGCGCTGCTCGCGTTGGCCGGCGCGGCGCTGGACCTGCTGGGTGACTCCCGCAGGGAGATGGCGATCCGTGGCGGCGGCGGGGTGCTCGCGACCGCCGTCCTCGCCGCGCTCACGGTCGCGCTCGCGGGGCCGACGCTCGCGGCGACGTGGATCGCGTTCTACGTCGCGGTGCTGGTCAGCGGGGCGTTCTCGCTTTTGTTCGCGGTCGTCACCATCGAGTACCGTGCGGACCAGGTGATCGCGGGGCTGGCGGTCTGGCTGATCGCGCTCGGCGCGGCCCCCTTCGCCAGCAGCGTCATCTGGGGCAGCGTGAACTCGCCGGGCGTGGACACGCTCGGCACGTGGACGGTGCCGCTGCTCTCGGAGATCCCGACGGTCGGCTCGGTGCTGTTCGACGCCGAGCCGGTCGTCTACTTCCTGCTGCTCGCGACGCCGGTATCGTGGTACGTCCTCGCCCACACTTCCTTCGGCTACTGGGTGCGGGCCAGCGGGCAGAACCCCAAGGCGCTCGACACCGCGGGCGTCGACGTGCGCCGGGTGCGCTACGCCGCCGTGCTGATCTCGGGCGTGTTCTCGGGGATCGGCGGCGCCGGCCTCTCGCTGGGCCGCGTGGGCAACTTCGTCGGCAGCGGGACGACGATGGTCGACGGCCGGGGGTGGATCGGCATCACTGCGATGCTGTTCGGCAACTACAACCCCTTCGGCGCGTTCGGCGCGTCGCTTTTGTTCGCGGCGCTGGACGCGCTCCAGTTCCGGCTCCAGCAGCTGAACGTCGCCATCCCGGACTCGCTGATCCAGTCGGTCCCCTACGTCACCGTGATCGTGGTGCTCGCGCTGGTGGGACGGACCCGCACGCCGGACGCCGCCGGCGAGCACTACGAGGCCGACGAGGACTGATCGCCGCGGCGACAGCCGATTTTCCGACCCCGTGCTCGTGATAAAGAGTTTTGCACCTTCCCACCCGAGGGACTGCAAATGAGCACACACGAGTACGATATCGTCGTCGTCGGTTCCGGCACCGCGGGCTGCTACGCGGCGGCGACGGCCGCCCAGGAGGGGCTCGACGTGGCCGTCGTCGAGCGCAAGGACGAGGAGGCGGCCGGCCACATCGCCTGCGGCGACGCGCTCAAGGGCGCGAACTCGTTCCCGGACGCGATCCCGAAGTCGAAGATCGAGTCCTCGTTCACCAACACCGCGGTCGACCACGGCCGCTTCGAGATCCCTTCCGAGGACGCCGTCCTGAACATCCCGGTCCCCGGGGAGCTGGCGGTGATCGACCGCTGGGAGTACGGCCGCAAGATCATCGACGCCGCCGACGAGGCCGGCGCGGAGTTCCACTACGACACGGTCGTCACGGACGTGCTGCAGGACAACTCGGGCCGCGTGACTGGCGTTCGCGGCAAGCGCAAGGGTGAGGTCGAGACGTTCGAGGCCGAGATCACCGTCGACGCCGCGGGCGCGCTCTCGGTGCTGCAGGACAACGCCGACTTCTCCGACGCCACGTTCGACACCAACGTCTCCTACTCGCAGTTCTGCTCGGCGTACCGCGAGATCGTCGAGGTGCCCGAGCCCGTCGACTGGAACGACGCGCTGGTGTTCAAGCCGACCGACCGCGCCTCGGGCTACCTCTGGTACTTCCCGCGCACGCCGACGGAGATCAACGTCGGCCTCGGGTTCCAGATGACCGAGGAGCCGATGAAGCTGGTGAAGGACCTCCGGAAGGACCTCCGGAGCCGTCCCGAGTTCGAGGGCGCTGAAGTGGTCGACAAGCTCGGCGCCGCGCTCCCGACCCGCCGGCCGTACGACTCCGCGACGGCGCCGGGGATGGTCGCGGTCGGCGACGCCGCCGGGCTCGTCAACCCCACGACCGGCGGGGGGATCGCGGGCGCCGCCTACTCCGGGAAGTACGCCGCCGAGGAGGCTATCTCGGCCATCTCGGGAGGGCGGGCGGACGAGGAGCTCTGGCGGTACAACGAGAAGGTAATGGACCACTTCGGCGCGCGCTACGCCGCGCTCGACGTGTACAACGTGCTCTCGACGGCCGTCGAGGTGGACGAACTCACGTCGATGCTCGCCTCGCTACCCGGCGAGCCGATCGCGGAGGCGCTGTACTCCGGGAAAACGTCGATCGGCCCCAAGACCGCGCTCAAGACGCTGCGCGGCGCGATCGGCCACCTCGACCAGCTCTGGGAGATCTACCAGGTGCGAAATCTCGCGGAGGAGCTGCTGGCCCACTACGAGTCCTACCCCGACCGCCCGTCGGCGCTCCCGCGCTGGCAGGACGAGCGTGACTCGATCATGGAGCGCGTCTACGAGCGGACGGGCGCCGATCCCAAGTACTAAGCCTCGACCTTTTGCTGCGGGCCCCGGAGGGCCCTTGCAAAAGCTCGGCCAAAAGCCTGCGTCGACCCCTACGGGGTCTCCTTGGCCCACTCACTCCCTACGGTCGTTCGTGGAAACGCTATTCTAGCTGACAGCGGCCGCCCAGCCCAGTCAGCGCTGCTCCTGACTGAACGCCTCGATCGCGCCCGCCAGCGTCTCGACGCCGATGCGCAGCGACTCCTCGTCCACGTCGAACGTCGAGGTGTGGTGGCCGCCGGGGTGGTCGGTTCCCAGGCCGACGTAGCAAGCCTGCCCGCCCTGATCCTGCACGCGGTTCATCAGGTACGTCGCGTCCTCGCTGCCGCCGAGGTCGTCGTGGTCGAGGATCGAGTCCACGCCCTCGACACCCTCGGCGACGTCGGCGACGATCGACGCGAGCTCCTCGTCGCTCTCGGCGGAGGGGGCCCGGGAGTTCAGCGTGCGCTCGGCGGTCACGTCGTGCATGTTGGCGGCGGCGCCGACGACGCGACCCGTCTCCGTCCACATGTACTCCATCAGTTCCGTCGTTGCCCCCCTGACCTCGCCCTCCATCCGCGCGTGCTCGGCGACGATGTTCGACGCGGTGCCGCCCTCGACGACGCCGGCGTTCACCCGGGTCGGCCCGTCGGCGTGGCGCGGCACGGCGTAGATGCTGGTGACCGCCTCGGCCATCGCCTGGATCGCGTTGTCGCCCTCCTCCGGGTGGGCGCCCGCGTGGGCGGAAGTGCCCTCGAACTCGACTTCGAACCCCGAGACCGCGAGGAAGCCGCCGACGCCGGCCACGATCTCGCCGGTCGGGTGATCAAGGCCGACGTGGACCGCGTACAGCGCGTCCACATCGTCGAGGTGGCCCGAGCGGGACATCGGGCCGCCGCCGGCGACGCGCTCCTCGGCCGGCTGGAAGAACACCTTCAGCGTGCCCGAGAAGTCGGAATCTTGGACAGCGTCGATCACGCCCAGGCCGAGGGTCGCGTGGGCGTCGTGGCCGCAGGCGTGCATGTACCCCTCGTTCTCGGAGCGGAACCCCGCCGCGGCGGGGACGTGATCGTCGTCGTCGGACTCGGTGATCGGGAGCCCGTCGATGTCGACCCGGAGGCCGACCGTGGGCCCCTCGCCCTGCTCGATCACGGCGACAGCGCCGGTGTTCCCGCCGTCGAGCCGCGAGAGGAGGTCCGGGTCGGCGCCGGCCTCGACGGCGCGGTCCTTCCACTCGGCGCGGGTGGCCTGGTCGGGGAGGGACATGCGTGGCTCGTCGCTCTCCTCCAGCGCGTCCGGGCCGACGTGGAGTTCGTCCACGTCGCGGGCGCGGAGTTCCTCGACGATACGGGCGGTGGTGTAGAACTCACACCACGCCGGCTCGGGGTGACGGTGGAGCTCCCGGCGGAACGAGATCAGGTCGTCGGCGTCTACGTGCACGGCCGGTGAGTGGGTCCGCGAGCGCTTAAACCCCGGCGCGCCGGCAGTCGACAGTCGGTCGTGGCCACTAGAACCGCGAGCCATGGTCTTTATACGCATGCCTCACACCACCACCGTCCGTGCAGAACGAACCAACGACCGAATCGGGTGAAGAGACGTCGCTCCGGTTCCGCGGCGGGCCGGCGGTCAGCGCGCTGCCGATCACGCTGTTCATCGTCTGGGCCGTGTTCCAGTCCGGCGTGCTGGGTATCGGCGACACGTCCGGCCTCGTCGTCGGGATGCTCGTCGGCCTGATCGCCGGGCTCCCGTTCGTCCGGGGCGACTGGAAAGCGTACGCGGACGCCATCTTCGAGGGGATGACCCAGGAGGTCGCGGCGACCGCCGCCGTCGCGTGGCTCTGGGCGGGGATGTTCGCCAACACCATCCAGGCCGGCGGGTTCGTCGACGGCCTCGTCTGGCTGGCCGGCGTCGCCGAGGTCGGCGCCTCGCTGTTCCCCGCCGTAACGTTCCTGCTCGCGGCGGTGCTGGCGACCGGGATCGGTACCGGCTACGGGACGACTATCGCGTTCGTGACGCTGGTGTTCCCGGCGGGCGTGCTGCTTGGGACGAACCCGATCCTCCTGTTCGGTGCGATCCTCTCGGGGGCGGTGTTCGGTGACAACCTCGCGCCCGTCTCGGACACGACCATCGTGAGCGCGGTGACACAGGACGCCGACATCGGCGGCGTCGTCGCCTCGCGCGTGAAGTACGCCGTCATCGCTGCGGTGCCGGCGCTGGGGGCGTACGTGATCGCGGGCCTGACGATGGCGACCAACGAGCCCGCCGCGAACGCGGGCGTCGCCTCCGGCGCGGCGTGGGGGCTGCTCCACCTGATCCCCGTCGCGATCGTCATCGGGACGGCCATCACGGGTCGCCACATCGTCGAGGCAGTGTCGTGGGGGCTCGCGAGCGCGTTCGTGTTGAACGTGGTGCTCGGCGCGACCGGCCGCGTCGACGTGGGCGTCAGCGACATGCTCGTGTTCGCCGCCTCGGAGAACTCCGGGTTCGCGCAGGCGCTCGCCGGCGCGCCACTGATCGGCGCGATCGTCGAAACCGTGCCGGCTGCGGAGGCTGGCGTGGGCGGGAGCATCTACTCGGGCGCGGTGGGGTTCTTCCCGCTGATCGTGCTGACGCTGCTGATCGTCGCCGGCGCACAGATCATGCGCGCCGGCGGCGGGTTCGAGGCGCTCCAGACGTGGCTGCTCGACACCGTCGCGACCACGGTGCGTCGCGCCGAGGTGACGATGGTGCTCGGCACCGCCATGGTCAACGCGATGGTGACGATCAACACCGCCGCCGAGATCGCGATCGCGCCGTACATCCGTACGCTCGGCCGGCGGTTCAACATCAACGGCTACCGCCGGGCGAACATCCTCGACGCCAACACCTCCGCGCTGGGGTACATCTTCCCGTGGGGTGGCGGCGTGCTCGCGGGGTACACCGCGATGCAGGGGCTCCCGGACGAGTACGAGTGGTTCACCGCCGAGATGCTGGTCAACCCCGCCGCGGTGTTCCCGTACGTGTTCCACGGCTGGTTCCTGGTGGCGGTGTTCCTCGCCGCCGCCCTGACCGGATTCGGACTGGAGTACGTTAGCGACCGCGAGAGCAAGGAGGTGAGTCGCGTATGAGCCGACTCGGCGCCTTCCTCGCCGGCGTGGGGTTCCGGACGTCGAAACCGACGTACAGCCCGGGCGACGAGCTGACCGCCATCGTCACCAGCCGTGACGGTGAGGACGCGCTGGTCCGTATCGGTGACACGGTGCTCAGGCTGCCCGACGCCGCCGACGACGTGACCGTCGACGAGGAAGCCCGCATCCGCGTCACCGCGTTCGACGCCGACAACGCGACCGGCGAAGCGGAACTGCGCTGAGCGGCCGCTGGCGGACTTTTTTTTGCGGAGAGGACGGATCAGCGGGAGAAGGAAGTCGTTAGCGGTACGCCTGGCTTGCGCGGCGTTCCACGTCGACCTCGACGCGGATGGAGTCGGGGAGGTCGGTTGCAACGACCTCGCGGGCGATGTGGTCGGAGCCGTGGATCTCCAGCCAGCGGGTGTAGACGGTGTAGTTCCACGGGTCGAGCTGTTCGCTCGGCTGGCAGCGGCTGTACAGCGGAACGGTGTGGTGTTCCGGCTGTTCCTGGTGGGGGCCCTTACACTCGGCGCCCTTGCGCTCCACTCGCTGTTTGAGCCCGTCCACCGTATCGTCCAGAACGTCCCGGTCCCCACTCCGGAACGTGAGCGTCGTGACGAAGGTCATACTCGAGGGTTGGGTTCGAGCGTGAAAAGCGCATCTACCGGCCGGCGCGCGGCGGATGCTTTCGGCCCACCGAAGCCGATTTAAGAGCACGATGCGTATCCGCACGCAATGACGGTCGAAGCGACGTCCGCCGGAGCCATCCTCTTCCGCGACACCCGCGGCGAACGGGAGTACCTTCTCCTGAAGAGCCGTCCCGGGGACTGGGAGTTTCCCAAGGGCGGGGTCGAGGGGGAAGAGGAGCTCCAGCAGACCGCGATCAGGGAAGTGACGGAGGAAGCCGGCATCGAGGACTTCAGACTCATCGACGGCTTCCGCGAGGAGTACGACTACGTGTTCGAGGCAAACGGGGAGACCATCCACAAGACGGTCCACCTGTTCATCGCGCGGTCCTTCGAGGCGAGCGCCGAGCTCTCCTCGGAGCACCGGGATATGCAGTGGCGCGACTACGATCAGGCGCTCAACACCATCACCCAGGACGGCCCCCGCGACATCCTCGAGGAGGCTCACGACTACCTCGACGAGGTGAAGGAGGCCGACGGCGAGGGGTACGTCGGCACGCCGGCGTAAGGCGGTGTCCGCCCCCGCTATCGAGTCGGAGTTCACTTTCGAGCTACTGGTCTGTCGCTGGGCGGAGCTGGGCTGGCCGCCCGACGAGCCGGCGGACGCGAGCGACGGCCCCGTCATCGTCTCGCGCCAACTCGGCACCCAGCAGCGCCGCTGGGACACCATCGTGATCGAGTGCGACCCCGAAGGGCTCGCGGCGCGCCGTGAGTTCGGGGATCGGACTATCGACAGTGACCTCCTCCCCGTCGTGCGGCACGCGCCCGCCGACTGGGGGTACTACCGCGACGCGCTCCCGGACCCGGGCTACCCGTGGCGCTACGTCCGGGAGGCGATCCACCGCGCTGCCGCCCGGGGGCTCGTCGAGAAACGGAAGAACGATAACCGGATCGAGATCCGGCGGAAACGTGCCTACCCGGAGTGGGTGTCCCGGATCATCGCGATCGAGAACAAGCCGGACCTCGACGCCAGCGCCGCCGCCGCGCTCTCGGGGCAGT
It encodes the following:
- a CDS encoding geranylgeranyl reductase family protein; the encoded protein is MSTHEYDIVVVGSGTAGCYAAATAAQEGLDVAVVERKDEEAAGHIACGDALKGANSFPDAIPKSKIESSFTNTAVDHGRFEIPSEDAVLNIPVPGELAVIDRWEYGRKIIDAADEAGAEFHYDTVVTDVLQDNSGRVTGVRGKRKGEVETFEAEITVDAAGALSVLQDNADFSDATFDTNVSYSQFCSAYREIVEVPEPVDWNDALVFKPTDRASGYLWYFPRTPTEINVGLGFQMTEEPMKLVKDLRKDLRSRPEFEGAEVVDKLGAALPTRRPYDSATAPGMVAVGDAAGLVNPTTGGGIAGAAYSGKYAAEEAISAISGGRADEELWRYNEKVMDHFGARYAALDVYNVLSTAVEVDELTSMLASLPGEPIAEALYSGKTSIGPKTALKTLRGAIGHLDQLWEIYQVRNLAEELLAHYESYPDRPSALPRWQDERDSIMERVYERTGADPKY
- a CDS encoding ABC transporter permease, with protein sequence MNAIRRFGLLAVSTLAVVAVVLIGQLFPNTPAGELASVLDAGYAASALRLAVPIAFAALGGIFAERSGVINIGLEGLLIVGAFTGVAVAHWMIGESGASLGPGVVLLLVIAALLALAGAALDLLGDSRREMAIRGGGGVLATAVLAALTVALAGPTLAATWIAFYVAVLVSGAFSLLFAVVTIEYRADQVIAGLAVWLIALGAAPFASSVIWGSVNSPGVDTLGTWTVPLLSEIPTVGSVLFDAEPVVYFLLLATPVSWYVLAHTSFGYWVRASGQNPKALDTAGVDVRRVRYAAVLISGVFSGIGGAGLSLGRVGNFVGSGTTMVDGRGWIGITAMLFGNYNPFGAFGASLLFAALDALQFRLQQLNVAIPDSLIQSVPYVTVIVVLALVGRTRTPDAAGEHYEADED
- a CDS encoding amidohydrolase, producing the protein MHVDADDLISFRRELHRHPEPAWCEFYTTARIVEELRARDVDELHVGPDALEESDEPRMSLPDQATRAEWKDRAVEAGADPDLLSRLDGGNTGAVAVIEQGEGPTVGLRVDIDGLPITESDDDDHVPAAAGFRSENEGYMHACGHDAHATLGLGVIDAVQDSDFSGTLKVFFQPAEERVAGGGPMSRSGHLDDVDALYAVHVGLDHPTGEIVAGVGGFLAVSGFEVEFEGTSAHAGAHPEEGDNAIQAMAEAVTSIYAVPRHADGPTRVNAGVVEGGTASNIVAEHARMEGEVRGATTELMEYMWTETGRVVGAAANMHDVTAERTLNSRAPSAESDEELASIVADVAEGVEGVDSILDHDDLGGSEDATYLMNRVQDQGGQACYVGLGTDHPGGHHTSTFDVDEESLRIGVETLAGAIEAFSQEQR
- a CDS encoding Na+/H+ antiporter NhaC family protein; the encoded protein is MQNEPTTESGEETSLRFRGGPAVSALPITLFIVWAVFQSGVLGIGDTSGLVVGMLVGLIAGLPFVRGDWKAYADAIFEGMTQEVAATAAVAWLWAGMFANTIQAGGFVDGLVWLAGVAEVGASLFPAVTFLLAAVLATGIGTGYGTTIAFVTLVFPAGVLLGTNPILLFGAILSGAVFGDNLAPVSDTTIVSAVTQDADIGGVVASRVKYAVIAAVPALGAYVIAGLTMATNEPAANAGVASGAAWGLLHLIPVAIVIGTAITGRHIVEAVSWGLASAFVLNVVLGATGRVDVGVSDMLVFAASENSGFAQALAGAPLIGAIVETVPAAEAGVGGSIYSGAVGFFPLIVLTLLIVAGAQIMRAGGGFEALQTWLLDTVATTVRRAEVTMVLGTAMVNAMVTINTAAEIAIAPYIRTLGRRFNINGYRRANILDANTSALGYIFPWGGGVLAGYTAMQGLPDEYEWFTAEMLVNPAAVFPYVFHGWFLVAVFLAAALTGFGLEYVSDRESKEVSRV
- a CDS encoding bis(5'-nucleosyl)-tetraphosphatase — its product is MTVEATSAGAILFRDTRGEREYLLLKSRPGDWEFPKGGVEGEEELQQTAIREVTEEAGIEDFRLIDGFREEYDYVFEANGETIHKTVHLFIARSFEASAELSSEHRDMQWRDYDQALNTITQDGPRDILEEAHDYLDEVKEADGEGYVGTPA
- a CDS encoding BMP family protein, producing the protein MDRRTFIGGATGAALTGLTGCLGGGGGSSTETNVGMVYALGGLGDEAFNDMAHAGIQRAEEELGISYENTEPTGQSEFGTFQQQFATSTDPNYDMIACIGFAQRSALQENAEEYPDQNFMLVDAELDVDNVASYTFREHEGSFQVGHLAGLLSTREFSHEGTYSGTEKTFSTNPDEKVVGFVGGKENPLIKKFEAGFIAGVEHVDSEIDVRAAYAGSWNDPGRGQAIAASMYGEGADIVYHAAGATGGGVFNAAGEHGRLAIGVDSDQSLSSDASHTIVASMVKHVDTAVFNATQDVVNDEFQGGSTIALGLDDEGVEAVIGTEYEGEIPQDVLDALDSSRQAIQNGEIDVPTEPEN
- a CDS encoding uS10/mL48 family ribosomal protein, with amino-acid sequence MTFVTTLTFRSGDRDVLDDTVDGLKQRVERKGAECKGPHQEQPEHHTVPLYSRCQPSEQLDPWNYTVYTRWLEIHGSDHIAREVVATDLPDSIRVEVDVERRASQAYR
- a CDS encoding ABC transporter permease, encoding MNPDRLPDPIAGLLGRLVDASAGERLVVSVAALVTAILLGGVVTLVAGVFAECATPIFGPFCYNPLAVYRYLFLAPFFDSFILQETLKNSALLLFTGLAVAVSFRAGLFNIGTQGQLVLGALAAALAAVWVGPAAPSGPVGGALIAIVAMIAGAVVGGLYAAIPGALKAYADANEVITTIMLNFIASDVAFFLVSAYFQKPDSGSVETRDVPAAARFGPEIALAMAIALTLLITYVLWGTAFGYDLRTAGIQPEAADYAGVDAKRMIVTSMTLSGMIGGMGGAVWVLMSVGRWVNGVPSLGFDGITVSVLASNNPLGVLFAGPLFGSMQAGSLSIDFQLGVPRQLVGVIRGLVILLVAMPEFFRALGVRWNMGGSR
- a CDS encoding ABC transporter ATP-binding protein, which codes for MSAPAVDLRRITKQFPGVLANDEVDLTVERGSVHALLGENGAGKTTLMNVLYGLYQPTDGTVVVDGEERTFDSPRDAIDAGIGMIHQHFMLVEPMTVTQNVVLGNEPRKWGGLAIDRETAREDVAELADRYGFDVDPEATVGDLSVGEQQRIEILKALYRGADTLILDEPTAVLTPQEVEELFDVFDELTEAGKTIIFITHKLSEVTDAADEVTVLRDGKNVGTVDVDEVDGTELAEMMVGREVLFDTEKSPVETGSIGLAARDLVVEDDRGVRAVDGVDLRIADGEVFGVAGVDGNGQSELVEAITGLRTPVSGRVYLGDEDVTDAPRRRRIENGMAYVPEDRQTRGLVMSYDLTENGLLGSQRDQQFADGGRIRWGDAEEHAEEIVEEYDVRPADPDATATSLSGGNQQKFIVGREFSRDPSAVVASHPTRGVDVGSVEFIHDRLLELRDEGAAVLLVSSKLDEVRSLSDRLGVMHDGELVDVVDPAEVTEEQLGLLMAGEEPEDVPQASRRNGGER